One region of Daphnia pulicaria isolate SC F1-1A chromosome 7, SC_F0-13Bv2, whole genome shotgun sequence genomic DNA includes:
- the LOC124350644 gene encoding uncharacterized protein LOC124350644, protein MVFQRAFILLFFVSFSYSAEILLECDKDIDCGDGYFCFQSYCERCIPCDVLFHRQPAQSSTGQPICAKYKDDCGICLPGYQANDLTDQRRSMECFPLNETVSTPDFSWTGIVWLGCVLFLTIACIAFFLHCRHIQPVSSNKEEEDLAEYGRRPSAPPAYTMEDPLGRYQVVPLIVHDETDHAILGSVRISDPMVIVEVAEHLSRAVPINYDDHFDGRRQSRHESDSEADEQQVVPFIDIQDVDSNGNGSTETIPSTWEPTPSASRMSMNVVLVRSQSEEMLRRTSSTSQLVRLASDPEILSSRRASVGGESYSHRHVRLSQYRSNSQIIDRPESVESSDELESNKLEGDLIRDSCLTEPCEDGREPDAPESFRMADEDSDLSPAIRIIQNGTVSTHYLVAFSSQPPDGQGSQDSGFQDQFRRRSRTNDDLLDMNQPAAISAKRRRRNCSENE, encoded by the exons ATGGTGTTCCAGCGTGCCTTCATCCTGCTTTTCTTCGTGTCCTTTTCCTATTCTGCGGAGATCCTACTTGAG TGCGATAAAGATATCGATTGCGGGGATGGTTACTTTTGTTTCCAATCCTATTGCGAACGGTGTATTCCGTGCGATGTTTTATTCCACCGCCAGCCGGCACAATCGTCGACCGGTCAACCCATTTGTGCCAAATATAAAGATGATTGCGGAATTTGCCTACCTGG GTATCAAGCCAACGATTTGACCGATCAACGACGTTCCATGGAATGTTTTCCATTAAACGAAACCGTTTCGACTCCCGATTTCTCGTGGACGGGAATCGTGTGGTTGGGTTGTGTTCTCTTCTTGACGATAGCCTGTATcgcctttttccttcatt gtCGTCACATTCAACCGGTTTCGAGCaataaggaagaagaagatttagccGAATACGGAAGACGTCCATCCGCACCACCTGCATACACGATGGAAGATCCACTGGGCAGGTACCAAGTCGTTCCTCTGATCGTACATGATGAAACGGATCACGCCATTCTCGGATCGGTGCGGATTTCGGACCCGATGGTCATTGTCGAAGTGGCCGAACATCTCAGCCGGGCCGTTCCAATCAACTACGACGACCATTTTGATGGCCGTCGCCAGTCTCGACACGAATCTGATTCAGAAGCCGATGAACAACAGGTGGTTCCTTTCATCGACATTCAAGATGTGGATTCCAACGGCAACGGATCGACTGAAACGATCCCTTCGACGTGGGAGCCAACGCCATCAGCGTCCAGAATGTCCATGAATGTTGTCCTTGTTAGGAGCCAATCAGAGGAAATGTTGCGCCGGACGTCATCCACCAGCCAACTGGTTCGATTGGCCAGCGATCCTGAGATCCTGTCGTCTAGGAGAGCGTCTGTTGGCGGCGAAAGTTACAGCCACCGTCACGTCCGCCTTTCGCAGTATCGATCAAATTCCCAAATAATCGATCGACCAG AATCGGTCGAGTCGTCTGATGAACTAGAATCTAATAAATTGGAAGGCGATCTAATTCGTGACTCGTGTTTGACCGAGCCTTGTGAAGATGGCCGGGAGCCAGACGCACCCGAGTCTTTCCGAATGGCCGACGAGGATTCTGACTTATCACCTGCCATTCGGATTATCCAAAATGGCACAGTCTCGACCCATTATCTTGTGGCCTTTTCGAGTCAACCTCCTGATGGTCAAGGGTCGCAAGACTCTGGGTTCCAAGACCAATTTCGGAGACGTTCCAGAACAAATGACGATTTGTTAGATATGAATCAGCCTGCTGCCATCAGTGCCAAAAGACGACGCAGGAACTGCTCAGAGAATGAGTGA
- the LOC124350647 gene encoding uncharacterized protein LOC124350647 gives MFIRLCWMMALFLLLTSAVSSMNIPATECKRDADCTVGNYCLFSMCETCLPCEQVFYRRSPVTVNGRIGCARTADDCGVCLPGYQSEDLTGQRHSMKCYPNQSEPPADYLSDVNTIGSTVTSIIICAILATLAAGSCFVYVKHRKVETTRPAVDDSKDESRNLVDRLPPPYEDPEEPANCILASEPVYTRVIVQQDVLNQATPIHYYHRHPKVESPDMDEDNANLPGAEPPIEDGNGSTETIPSLWEPNSVLDLHVDVPESNCTPRMNTILIRSQSLDLLTHHPHSHAVLTASRSDPTLPTDSRRRRSSGGESYAHRHVRLSMHRLPTTPVVSPAEQNSFIDPAHNVPQSRSTDQCQEDCEPTEPQAFVFDDSQVSANVSYENDINLSTSILSFTGSLYGHQISSSTPTETGRGSQDSGFFDQSRRRPATDELSFGLALFVKRPREFE, from the exons ATGTTCATCCGACTCTGCTGGATGATGGCcctgtttcttttgttgacaTCGGCCGTCAGTTCCATGAACATCCCCGCTACGGAg tgtaaacGAGATGCTGACTGCACAGTTGGaaattattgtttattttccaTGTGTGAGACTTGCCTTCCATGTGAGCAAGTGTTTTATCGCCGTTCTCCGGTTACAGTTAACGGCCGGATCGGATGTGCTAGAACAGCAGACGATTGTGGCGTGTGTCTTCCTgg ATATCAGTCAGAAGATTTGACGGGTCAACGTCATTCGATGAAATGTTATCCGAACCAAAGTGAACCGCCAGCAGATTATTTGAGTGACGTTAACACGATTGGTTCTACAGTGACGTCCATTATTATCTGCGCAATCCTGGCCACACTTGCCGCCGGCAGTTGTTTTGTTTACGTTAAAC ATCGCAAAGTTGAAACGACACGACCGGCTGTTGACGATTCAAAGGATGAAAGTCGCAATCTTGTCGACCGCCTTCCACCTCCTTACGAAGATCCGGAAGAACCGGCCAACTGCATCCTGGCATCTGAGCCCGTCTACACGCGAGTGATTGTCCAACAGGACGTTCTCAATCAAGCCACACCCATCCATTATTATCACCGTCATCCCAAGGTAGAATCTCCTGATATGGACGAAGATAACGCCAATCTGCCAGGAGCTGAACCGCCAATCGAAGATGGAAATGGATCGACTGAAACTATTCCTTCGCTATGGGAACCGAATTCCGTCCTGGATCTTCACGTGGACGTACCTGAATCGAATTGCACACCACGAATGAATACTATTCTAATCAGGAGCCAATCGTTGGATTTGCTCACGCATCACCCTCATTCTCATGCGGTACTGACCGCAAGTAGAAGTGATCCTACACTCCCGACCGACTCCAGGAGAAGACGTTCCAGCGGAGGTGAATCTTATGCCCATCGTCACGTTAGACTCTCCATGCACCGACTTCCTACCACACCTGTTGTATCTCCTG CCGAACAAAATTCGTTTATCGATCCAGCTCATAATGTGCCTCAATCCCGCTCAACCGACCAGTGCCAAGAAGACTGCGAGCCCACCGAGCCGCaggcttttgtttttgatgatTCTCAAGTGTCCGCCAACGTCTCATACGAAAATGATATAAACCTCTCCACGTCGATTCTCTCATTCACCGGATCTCTTTATGGTCACCAGATTTCTTCGTCGACTCCTACCGAAACCGGAAGAGGATCTCAGGACTCGGGATTCTTTGACCAATCTCGAAGACGTCCGGCTACCGACGAATTAAGTTTCGGTCTTGCCTTGTTCGTGAAACGACCTCGCGAATTCGagtga